The following proteins are co-located in the Pomacea canaliculata isolate SZHN2017 linkage group LG10, ASM307304v1, whole genome shotgun sequence genome:
- the LOC112574112 gene encoding BTB/POZ domain-containing protein At1g21780-like has translation MLFSSDEEECCITTIEKRPSKYEQKDDLSDIVLVVEDKKLHVNKALLMIHSNVFKTMFTGSFIEKDLQEIKLPGKKVDLMVELLDHIHPGCTTEKFHAETLRELLQLADEYGVQQVFHNCRVYFDRRINCKHQDMKIDEILLFLGIVEEWSNEYDQLRSFRFDLIRKASRVEIGLVIESKYYSSLPATTQRDIIMRRLERVERI, from the exons ATGTTGTTTTCAAGTGATGAAGAGGAATGTTGTATTACTACGATTGAAAAAAGACCTTCCAAATATGAGCAAAAGGATGATTTATCGGACATCGTTCTGGTAGTAGAGGACAAGAAGCTTCACGTCAATAAAGCCTTGTTGATGATACATTCCAATGTGTTTAAGACAATGTTCACCGGATCCTTCATTGAAAAGGATTTACAAGAGATTAAACTTCCAGGAAAGAAAGTGGATTTAATGGTGGAACTATTGGACCATATCCATCCCGGGTGCACTACTGAAAAATTTCACG cTGAAACTCTACGTGAACTTCTCCAACTCGCCGATGAGTATGGTGTCCAGCAGGTTTTTCACAACTGCCGAGTATACTTCGACAGACGCATAAATTGCAAGCATCAAGACATGAAGATTGATGAAATTTTACTCTTCCTTGGGATAGTCGAAGAGTGGAGCAACGAATACGATCAACTACGTTCGTTCAGATTTGATTTAATTAGAAAGGCAAGTAGAGTAGAAATTGGTCTTGTGATAGAAAGCAAATATTATTCTTCTCTACCTGCTACAACTCAAAGAGACATCATCATGCGTCGTCTTGAGAGAGTCGAAAGAATTTAA